One part of the Parabacteroides distasonis ATCC 8503 genome encodes these proteins:
- a CDS encoding ROK family protein yields the protein MKYAIALDIGGTSIKYTLVNQNGDILYESSETTQSKENPRPLSDTIKSIVRKMTDYARSRDWGIYGIGIGVPSVVDKGVVLFANNLPELDNQQLDLALAEFNLPVFIDNDANLMGLGEVIYGAAKGLSDIVFLTVGTGIGGALFLNGRLYGGYRNRGTELGHLIIHGLNGNQCTCGASGCLEAHASVSALIALYRQLLEKNGREIPSRIDGKYIVERYKAQEKEAVLAMEDHFRNLSLGVASLINIFAPQKVIIGGGISESGDFYINNIREQVWKFVMKETSYFTTIELARLGNKAGCLGAAALVFNH from the coding sequence ATGAAATACGCTATCGCATTAGACATTGGAGGAACAAGCATAAAATATACTCTTGTGAACCAGAATGGCGACATTCTTTACGAATCGTCGGAAACCACACAATCAAAAGAGAATCCACGCCCATTATCCGATACCATAAAAAGTATCGTACGGAAAATGACAGACTACGCCCGTTCCCGGGACTGGGGGATTTACGGAATTGGCATAGGTGTACCTTCCGTAGTAGATAAGGGGGTGGTTCTCTTTGCCAATAATCTTCCTGAACTGGACAACCAACAATTGGATCTTGCGTTAGCGGAATTTAATCTACCGGTATTCATCGACAACGACGCAAACCTTATGGGGTTGGGCGAGGTGATATATGGGGCGGCTAAGGGCCTCTCCGATATCGTTTTCTTGACGGTGGGTACCGGCATAGGGGGCGCCTTGTTCTTGAACGGCCGGCTTTATGGCGGCTACCGGAACCGGGGCACCGAACTTGGGCACTTAATTATTCATGGTCTGAATGGGAATCAATGTACTTGCGGAGCGTCCGGTTGCCTAGAGGCACACGCTTCCGTAAGTGCGTTGATCGCCTTATATCGGCAATTATTGGAGAAGAACGGACGGGAGATACCTTCCCGTATCGATGGAAAATATATAGTAGAGCGCTATAAAGCTCAAGAGAAAGAGGCCGTACTCGCTATGGAGGATCATTTCCGGAATCTGTCCCTAGGCGTAGCGAGCCTTATCAACATTTTCGCTCCGCAAAAGGTGATTATCGGCGGAGGCATTTCGGAATCCGGAGATTTCTACATTAATAATATACGGGAACAGGTCTGGAAATTCGTGATGAAGGAAACCTCGTACTTCACGACTATCGAACTTGCCCGATTAGGAAATAAGGCCGGATGCCTCGGGGCGGCGGCATTGGTGTTTAATCATTGA
- a CDS encoding ABC transporter ATP-binding protein: MIQTEGITKSFGALQVLKGIDLTINKGEVVAIVGPSGAGKTTLLQIIGTLDAPDSGRLVINGTETRRLGDKELAAFRNRNIGFVFQFHQLLPEFTALENVMIPALIAKEKSAIAEKRAKEMLDFLKLSDRMAHKPAELSGGEKQRVAVARALINNPAVILADEPSGSLDTKNKEELHALFFELRDQMNQTFVIVTHDEQLATNTDRVIHIKDGVVETN; the protein is encoded by the coding sequence ATGATACAAACCGAAGGAATAACGAAAAGTTTCGGAGCCTTACAAGTATTGAAAGGCATCGACCTCACGATAAACAAGGGCGAGGTTGTCGCTATCGTAGGCCCTAGCGGGGCGGGTAAGACAACCTTGTTGCAAATCATCGGCACGCTCGACGCACCGGATAGCGGGCGGCTGGTTATCAATGGCACGGAGACAAGACGATTGGGCGATAAGGAATTGGCGGCTTTCCGCAACCGGAATATCGGCTTCGTCTTCCAGTTCCATCAATTATTGCCGGAGTTCACGGCCTTGGAAAACGTGATGATCCCAGCCCTGATCGCCAAGGAGAAATCGGCCATAGCCGAGAAGCGGGCGAAAGAGATGCTGGACTTCTTGAAACTCTCCGATCGTATGGCACACAAGCCCGCCGAGCTATCCGGCGGAGAAAAGCAACGGGTAGCGGTAGCCCGTGCGCTTATCAATAACCCGGCGGTTATCCTCGCCGACGAACCTTCGGGAAGCCTCGATACCAAGAACAAGGAAGAATTGCACGCCCTCTTTTTCGAGTTAAGAGACCAGATGAACCAGACGTTCGTCATCGTGACGCATGACGAACAGCTGGCCACAAACACGGATCGGGTGATCCATATCAAGGATGGAGTGGTAGAAACGAACTAA
- a CDS encoding glycoside hydrolase family 97 protein, producing MKKESIYLVLAFFILCAHSLYANKSVRLASPNGKIKFSLALDKNSPVYSVTFNKQTLIQDSPLTLTFDNGAFGENVKINKPVFSTKEETYELIVGKAKHIHSLSKEVIIPLEETVQPFRKINLVLRAFDDGIAFRYEFPKQKGWDSYIMYDEGTTFNLQGNPNVTTLFLPNYQSSHEGKYTVTDYADMDNKRLMDMPALFSFPNHVYMAITEAAVRDYAGMYLWKENGTLLGKLSPKLGQERIKVEASLPHQSPWRVLMISDQIGSLIASNILTNLNEPCKIEDTSWIKPGKTTFTWWNGNVVPDTTFLGGNNFPTNKYYIDFVARNGLDYHSIYGNAEQAWYDEDGAGFGSPGPKADILKVVPSLNMQEICDYAKSQGVRIHLWTNWKPLYAKIDEAFAQFEKWGIAGMMIDFMDRDDQEMIRIQEEFLAKAAKHHLFVQFHGACKPSGLSRTYPNEFTREGTLNYEHCKWDKDTDADHDIHMPFTRLLAGATDYHLGGFRSLPRDKFKNQERNPYVMSTRCHMLAMYVVLESYLGMICDTPEAYEGQPGFEFLKAVPTTWDQTVVPNASVNEYVTIARKKGEDWFVGTINNSHARSIDVDLKFLDKDKKYKITIYKDAEDTNIDSNKLVKEVKEITYRDKITLPLASDGGSVFHIQPI from the coding sequence ATGAAAAAAGAATCAATCTACCTCGTTCTGGCATTTTTTATACTTTGCGCTCACTCTTTATATGCGAATAAAAGCGTGCGGTTGGCTTCTCCAAACGGAAAGATCAAGTTTTCCTTGGCTTTGGATAAGAATAGCCCGGTATACAGCGTAACATTTAATAAGCAGACCTTGATCCAAGACTCCCCATTGACGCTGACTTTCGATAATGGGGCGTTCGGGGAAAATGTAAAGATCAACAAACCCGTGTTCAGTACGAAGGAAGAGACCTACGAATTGATCGTTGGTAAGGCGAAACATATACATAGCCTTTCCAAAGAGGTAATCATCCCGCTAGAGGAAACCGTTCAGCCTTTTCGCAAGATTAATCTGGTCTTGAGGGCTTTCGATGACGGTATCGCCTTCCGCTATGAGTTTCCGAAGCAAAAAGGATGGGATTCGTATATCATGTATGACGAGGGAACCACCTTCAACCTACAAGGGAATCCGAACGTAACCACTTTATTCCTCCCCAACTACCAAAGTTCCCACGAAGGTAAATATACGGTCACAGATTATGCCGACATGGATAATAAACGATTGATGGATATGCCCGCCCTATTCTCTTTCCCGAACCATGTTTATATGGCGATTACCGAGGCGGCGGTTCGTGATTACGCCGGTATGTACCTATGGAAAGAAAACGGGACTCTTCTCGGGAAACTATCACCTAAACTGGGACAAGAGCGTATCAAGGTAGAGGCATCCCTACCCCATCAATCTCCTTGGCGGGTCTTGATGATCAGTGATCAAATCGGTTCCTTGATAGCGTCCAATATCCTTACGAATCTCAATGAGCCTTGTAAGATAGAGGATACGTCTTGGATTAAGCCGGGTAAGACTACTTTTACGTGGTGGAACGGAAATGTCGTTCCGGATACGACTTTCCTTGGCGGAAACAATTTCCCCACGAATAAATATTACATTGATTTCGTAGCCCGTAACGGATTGGATTATCACTCGATCTACGGGAACGCCGAGCAAGCTTGGTATGACGAGGATGGAGCCGGATTCGGTTCTCCGGGTCCTAAAGCGGACATCTTGAAAGTCGTTCCGAGCCTCAATATGCAGGAGATTTGCGATTACGCCAAGAGTCAAGGCGTACGTATCCATTTATGGACCAACTGGAAACCTCTGTACGCAAAGATAGACGAGGCTTTCGCCCAATTCGAGAAATGGGGAATCGCCGGCATGATGATCGATTTCATGGATCGAGACGATCAGGAGATGATCCGCATCCAAGAAGAGTTCTTGGCGAAGGCGGCTAAGCATCATCTATTCGTGCAATTCCACGGAGCTTGCAAGCCGTCTGGATTGAGCCGTACCTATCCCAACGAGTTCACCCGCGAGGGTACGCTTAATTACGAGCATTGCAAATGGGATAAGGATACCGACGCAGATCATGACATCCATATGCCTTTTACCCGTTTATTAGCGGGAGCGACTGATTATCATTTAGGAGGTTTCCGCTCTTTGCCAAGGGATAAGTTCAAGAACCAAGAACGTAACCCTTACGTAATGAGTACCCGCTGCCATATGTTAGCGATGTACGTGGTATTAGAGAGCTATCTCGGCATGATTTGCGATACGCCGGAGGCTTACGAGGGACAACCGGGATTCGAGTTCCTGAAAGCCGTGCCTACGACTTGGGACCAAACAGTCGTTCCGAACGCTTCCGTCAATGAATACGTAACGATCGCCCGCAAAAAGGGAGAGGATTGGTTTGTCGGTACGATCAATAACAGCCACGCACGCAGTATCGATGTAGACCTCAAGTTCTTGGATAAGGACAAGAAATATAAGATAACGATCTATAAAGATGCTGAAGATACGAATATAGACTCGAACAAACTCGTAAAAGAGGTTAAGGAGATCACCTACAGGGATAAAATCACCCTTCCGCTGGCCTCCGACGGAGGATCGGTCTTTCATATTCAACCCATCTGA
- a CDS encoding tRNA threonylcarbamoyladenosine dehydratase, with translation MSYNWNTRTELLFGAERMERLSRSHVLVVGLGGVGAYAAEQICRAGVGKMTIIDADTVNESNINRQLPALHSTLGMPKAEVVAKRLLDINPQLQLTVLNEFLRDERTEEVLLSAPLDFVVDAIDSLSPKVYLMYQAYIHKIPIVSSMGAGAKVDPSLVRIADISKTTNCALAKAVRKRLRPLGVSKGIPVVFSTEFADPDAVIEVENETCKRTTTGTVSYMPATFGCFLASHVLRNLI, from the coding sequence ATGAGTTACAATTGGAATACACGGACGGAACTTTTGTTCGGAGCGGAGCGTATGGAGCGCTTATCCCGTAGCCATGTATTGGTAGTTGGCCTAGGAGGTGTGGGAGCTTATGCCGCCGAGCAGATTTGTCGGGCCGGAGTAGGAAAGATGACGATCATAGACGCCGATACGGTAAACGAGAGTAATATCAACCGCCAATTGCCCGCCCTTCATTCCACCCTAGGGATGCCGAAAGCCGAGGTCGTGGCCAAGCGTTTGCTCGATATCAATCCCCAGTTGCAACTAACCGTCCTGAATGAATTCCTGCGAGACGAGCGGACGGAGGAGGTACTCCTATCGGCCCCTCTCGATTTCGTGGTAGATGCCATCGATTCCCTAAGTCCCAAGGTATACCTGATGTACCAAGCATATATCCATAAGATCCCCATCGTGTCCTCCATGGGGGCGGGCGCTAAGGTAGACCCGTCCTTGGTACGGATTGCGGATATCTCCAAGACAACCAATTGCGCCCTAGCGAAAGCGGTGCGGAAACGGTTGCGTCCTCTAGGCGTAAGCAAGGGGATTCCCGTCGTATTTTCCACCGAGTTCGCCGATCCGGACGCCGTGATCGAAGTTGAAAACGAAACATGTAAACGTACGACCACGGGAACGGTCTCTTATATGCCGGCAACGTTCGGTTGTTTCCTTGCCTCGCACGTTCTAAGAAACTTGATATGA
- a CDS encoding MFS transporter, protein MNKNNWIVLLILCIWFVISFVTNILGPMLPMIIDSFGLSLTLAAFLPFSFFLAYGIMSIPAGMIIERFGGKISLLVAFSLTFLGAGLFVMFPTYPIVLTSLFAIGLGMAMLQVIILPLMREAGGEKKYAFNQVLAQIVFGAASFMSPFVLAGLMRKLTGEDPANDFFIRFLKGITPESLPWSSLYFIFTIVFVIMLVVISYVKFPKVELKEDEKAGTVQNYKELLKQKQVIFYFLGIIAYVGTEQGLANWMSLFLNMYHGVSPEGAGATTVAWFWGLMSIGCLLGLVIVKLIDSKLMLRIFSMIAILNLSIALFGPTQVAIIAFACCGFSISIMFSVIFALALNSVDKHHGAFSGILCTGIFGGALIPFIIGGLGDLIGLRYSMFFLFITLGYILSISYWAKPLVKNETVSLKELLK, encoded by the coding sequence ATGAATAAGAATAATTGGATCGTACTCCTCATCTTGTGTATTTGGTTTGTCATTTCTTTTGTTACCAATATATTAGGCCCTATGCTACCGATGATTATCGATAGTTTTGGGCTGAGCCTGACATTGGCCGCATTCTTGCCGTTCTCGTTTTTCTTGGCATATGGCATCATGTCCATCCCGGCAGGAATGATCATCGAGCGTTTCGGGGGAAAGATTTCCTTATTGGTCGCTTTCAGTCTGACGTTTTTGGGTGCGGGGCTTTTCGTCATGTTCCCGACCTACCCTATCGTATTGACCTCCCTTTTCGCTATCGGTCTGGGCATGGCGATGCTACAGGTGATTATATTGCCCTTGATGCGTGAGGCGGGCGGAGAGAAAAAATATGCCTTTAATCAGGTATTGGCCCAGATCGTATTCGGGGCCGCTTCTTTCATGAGCCCGTTCGTCTTGGCCGGGCTTATGCGGAAATTAACCGGTGAGGATCCGGCGAACGACTTCTTCATCCGTTTCCTCAAAGGGATAACGCCGGAGAGCTTACCTTGGAGCTCGCTCTATTTTATCTTTACGATTGTTTTTGTCATCATGTTAGTGGTTATCTCTTATGTCAAATTCCCGAAAGTAGAATTAAAGGAAGATGAGAAGGCGGGAACGGTACAGAATTATAAAGAATTACTCAAGCAAAAACAAGTTATATTCTATTTCTTGGGGATTATCGCTTATGTGGGAACCGAGCAAGGATTGGCGAATTGGATGAGTCTTTTCCTGAATATGTATCATGGGGTCAGCCCGGAAGGAGCCGGGGCTACTACGGTTGCTTGGTTCTGGGGATTGATGTCCATCGGCTGCTTGTTGGGATTGGTGATCGTAAAGTTAATCGACTCAAAGCTGATGTTACGTATTTTCTCGATGATAGCGATCCTTAATTTATCGATAGCGCTCTTCGGTCCTACGCAAGTAGCGATTATCGCTTTCGCTTGTTGCGGCTTCTCGATCTCGATCATGTTTTCGGTGATATTCGCCTTAGCCCTTAACTCCGTGGATAAGCATCATGGGGCTTTTTCCGGTATCTTGTGTACGGGTATTTTCGGTGGGGCATTGATTCCGTTCATCATTGGTGGACTTGGAGATCTGATCGGGTTGCGCTATTCCATGTTTTTCCTATTTATCACGCTGGGCTATATCTTGAGTATTTCCTATTGGGCAAAACCATTGGTCAAGAATGAGACCGTCAGTCTTAAGGAATTGTTGAAGTAG
- a CDS encoding 3-keto-disaccharide hydrolase, producing MKKIYSSIMAVALFASALSCTSGNNNNTNNAGTQTAQTQALDSDGIPTGGEWITMFDGKTLNGWRGYCRQDVPLGWVVEDGSITYKGSDNKADTGFGDLIYDKKFKNFVFEIEWKIDKAGNSGIFYTAQEIEGTPIYYSSPEYQLLDNENMPDAWEGCDGNRQAGAVYDMIMPDPQPVKPYGNWNKTRIVVYNQRVIHYMNDVKILEFQFGTPVWRALVDHSKFSKFSTSPEKCPEAYDLMLQCGKQPGYIGMQDHGYGVCFRNIRIKEL from the coding sequence ATGAAAAAGATTTATAGCAGTATTATGGCCGTAGCCTTATTCGCATCGGCTCTATCATGTACCTCTGGCAACAATAACAATACGAACAATGCCGGAACGCAAACCGCCCAAACCCAAGCCCTCGATAGCGATGGTATCCCTACGGGAGGCGAGTGGATCACCATGTTCGACGGGAAAACCTTGAACGGATGGCGCGGCTATTGCCGTCAGGATGTACCCCTAGGTTGGGTGGTTGAAGACGGATCGATCACCTATAAAGGTAGCGACAATAAGGCAGACACGGGCTTCGGCGACTTGATCTACGACAAGAAGTTCAAAAATTTCGTTTTCGAGATCGAATGGAAGATCGACAAGGCCGGTAATAGCGGTATCTTCTATACTGCGCAAGAAATTGAGGGTACACCTATTTATTACTCCAGCCCAGAATATCAGTTACTCGACAACGAGAATATGCCGGACGCATGGGAAGGTTGCGACGGTAACCGTCAGGCCGGTGCCGTATATGACATGATTATGCCGGATCCACAACCCGTAAAACCGTACGGAAACTGGAACAAGACGAGAATCGTTGTCTATAACCAACGCGTGATCCATTACATGAACGACGTGAAAATTCTGGAGTTCCAATTTGGTACCCCGGTATGGCGCGCGTTAGTGGATCATAGTAAGTTCAGCAAGTTCAGCACGAGTCCGGAGAAATGCCCGGAAGCTTACGACTTGATGCTACAATGCGGAAAACAACCGGGTTACATCGGTATGCAAGACCACGGTTATGGTGTTTGCTTCCGCAATATCCGAATCAAAGAGCTCTAA
- a CDS encoding galactosamine-6-phosphate isomerase — MRIEICQSYEALSLKAKEIVTSELGQHKALTLCAATGGSPTRMYELLVEEAGRQPELFSQFTVLKLDEWGGIPMDHPGTCESYLRNYFVGPLQIPEDRYIAFQSDPENPEAECERIQQILDQKGPIDICILGIGMNGHIALNEPAPSLHTNCHVAHLSQKSLQHPMIAGDMEKPGYGLTLGMANIFQSRLIILLINGIKKREITQAFLEQKISTELPASLLWLHPNVICLIDREAAHSSN; from the coding sequence ATGAGAATAGAGATTTGTCAATCTTATGAGGCATTAAGCCTTAAGGCAAAAGAGATTGTTACCTCAGAGTTAGGGCAGCACAAGGCACTTACGCTTTGTGCCGCCACTGGGGGCTCTCCTACCCGGATGTATGAGTTACTGGTAGAGGAAGCCGGTCGCCAACCGGAATTATTCTCCCAATTCACGGTACTAAAGCTCGATGAATGGGGAGGAATCCCGATGGATCACCCGGGTACGTGCGAGTCGTATCTACGGAACTATTTCGTAGGTCCGCTTCAAATCCCGGAAGACCGGTATATAGCGTTCCAAAGCGATCCGGAGAACCCTGAGGCGGAATGTGAGCGGATCCAACAGATACTGGACCAAAAAGGCCCTATCGACATTTGTATATTAGGAATAGGGATGAACGGCCATATCGCCTTGAACGAGCCGGCTCCTTCCTTACATACGAATTGCCATGTGGCTCATCTGTCCCAGAAATCCTTGCAACATCCCATGATCGCCGGGGATATGGAGAAACCGGGATACGGACTGACATTGGGCATGGCGAATATCTTTCAGTCACGCCTGATTATCCTTCTTATCAACGGGATAAAGAAAAGGGAGATTACTCAAGCTTTCCTTGAACAGAAGATCTCGACGGAGTTGCCGGCCTCCTTATTGTGGCTGCACCCGAACGTGATTTGCCTGATCGACAGGGAAGCGGCGCATAGTTCTAATTAA